A section of the Mastomys coucha isolate ucsf_1 unplaced genomic scaffold, UCSF_Mcou_1 pScaffold15, whole genome shotgun sequence genome encodes:
- the LOC116090667 gene encoding transcription elongation factor SPT4-A yields the protein MALETVPKDLRHLRACLLCSLVKTIDQFEYDGCDNCDAYLQMKGNREMVYDCTSSSFDGIIAMMSPEDSWVSKWQRVSNFKPGVYAVSVTGRLPQGIVRELKSRGVAYKSRDTAIKT from the coding sequence ATGGCCCTGGAGACGGTGCCGAAGGACCTGCGGCATCTGCGGGCTTGTTTGCTGTGCTCGTTAGTCAAGACTATAGACCAGTTTGAATATGATGGGTGTGACAACTGCGATGCATACCTACAAATGAAAGGCAACAGAGAGATGGTTTATGACTGCACCAGCTCTTCCTTTGATGGAATCATTGCAATGATGAGTCCAGAGGACAGCTGGGTCTCCAAGTGGCAGCGAGTCAGTAACTTTAAGCCAGGTGTATATGCTGTATCCGTCACTGGTCGCCTGCCCCAAGGAATCGTGCGGGAGCTGAAAAGTCGAGGAGTGGCCTACAAATCCAGAGATACAGCAATAAAGACC